In the genome of Hymenobacter cellulosivorans, one region contains:
- a CDS encoding manganese catalase family protein — MFYHDRELQYKVRVEKPNATFARMLQQAIGGIEGEIRVCLQYLFQAWGNRGPVKYRDMLLETGTEEMAHIEMLATAVALNLEGAPTSLKDEMAKDKMIGAVLGGMDPRHFLSSGLAAMAVDANGVPFNGSWVVGSGNTAADMYANVMAESTGRVLATRLWEMTDDPGMKDMLSFLIARDTMHQNQWLAVLEELGGVQGIHPIPNSFPQSQEVQDFNYAFVSTYINSGDGSTPAGRWTEGQSIDGKGEFHIKKAQPLGGEPKLAPPVPEGHAQTEQMTLTDTIIGNIKDTLS; from the coding sequence ATGTTCTATCACGATAGAGAACTCCAGTACAAAGTCCGGGTTGAGAAGCCTAACGCCACATTTGCGCGCATGCTGCAGCAGGCCATTGGGGGCATCGAGGGCGAGATTCGCGTGTGTTTGCAGTACCTGTTTCAGGCCTGGGGCAACCGCGGCCCAGTAAAGTACCGCGACATGCTGCTCGAAACCGGCACCGAGGAAATGGCCCACATCGAGATGCTGGCAACGGCTGTGGCCCTGAACCTGGAAGGCGCTCCGACGAGCCTTAAGGATGAGATGGCCAAGGACAAGATGATTGGCGCCGTGCTCGGCGGCATGGACCCCCGCCACTTCCTTTCCTCGGGTCTGGCCGCTATGGCTGTAGACGCCAACGGAGTTCCGTTTAACGGCTCCTGGGTGGTAGGCAGCGGCAACACGGCCGCCGATATGTACGCCAACGTTATGGCCGAAAGCACCGGCCGCGTACTGGCGACCCGCCTCTGGGAAATGACCGATGACCCCGGCATGAAAGACATGCTCAGCTTCCTCATTGCCCGCGACACGATGCACCAGAACCAGTGGCTGGCCGTGCTCGAAGAGCTGGGCGGCGTGCAGGGCATCCACCCCATCCCCAACTCCTTCCCGCAAAGCCAGGAAGTGCAGGATTTCAACTACGCCTTCGTGAGTACCTACATCAACTCGGGCGATGGCAGCACGCCCGCCGGCCGCTGGACGGAAGGTCAGTCTATCGACGGCAAGGGCGAGTTTCACATCAAAAAAGCCCAGCCCCTGGGTGGGGAGCCCAAGCTTGCTCCGCCGGTACCGGAAGGCCACGCCCAAACCGAGCAGATGACCCTAACCGATACCATCATCGGCAACATTAAGGATACGCTCAGCTAA
- a CDS encoding alpha/beta hydrolase, whose product MSAQSIVSLYSGTIPNSIATNLQESTTTLANGGVRVSNVVQPTLQVFRPAKEKANGTAVIICPGGGYVRLSMDHEGTDVAKRLNEMGVTAFVLKYRLPNDQSQPDKTTAPLMDAQQALRLVRQQATVYGINPNRVGIMGFSAGGHLAATAGTHFTTPVGDPKDNTSVRPDFLVLLYPVISFTDSLAHAGSRKSLLGDTPPAAQINLYSNEQQVTAQTPPTFLVHAADDKTVKVQNSLRFYEACLRANVPVEMHLYPKGGHGFGMNNKTTKDNWTERLQNWLDANGWLVK is encoded by the coding sequence ATGTCTGCCCAAAGCATTGTTTCACTCTATTCGGGCACCATTCCCAACTCCATTGCCACCAACTTGCAGGAATCGACCACCACGCTGGCCAACGGCGGAGTGCGGGTTTCCAACGTGGTGCAGCCCACGCTGCAGGTGTTCCGGCCGGCCAAGGAAAAAGCCAACGGCACGGCTGTCATCATCTGCCCCGGCGGCGGCTACGTGCGCCTGTCCATGGACCACGAGGGCACCGACGTAGCCAAGCGCCTCAACGAAATGGGCGTCACGGCCTTCGTGCTCAAGTACCGCCTGCCCAACGACCAGAGCCAGCCTGACAAGACTACTGCGCCCCTGATGGACGCTCAGCAGGCCCTGCGCCTAGTGCGGCAGCAGGCCACGGTGTACGGCATCAACCCCAACCGGGTGGGAATAATGGGCTTTTCGGCGGGCGGCCACCTGGCGGCTACGGCCGGCACTCACTTCACCACCCCCGTCGGCGACCCCAAAGACAACACGTCCGTGCGGCCCGACTTTCTGGTGCTGCTCTACCCCGTTATCAGCTTCACCGACAGCTTGGCCCACGCAGGCTCCCGCAAGAGCCTGCTCGGCGACACGCCCCCGGCCGCCCAAATTAATCTCTATTCCAATGAGCAGCAGGTTACGGCCCAAACTCCCCCGACCTTCTTAGTGCACGCAGCCGACGACAAAACCGTGAAAGTGCAGAACAGCCTACGCTTCTACGAGGCTTGTTTGCGGGCTAACGTGCCGGTCGAGATGCACCTTTACCCGAAGGGCGGCCACGGTTTCGGCATGAACAACAAAACCACGAAGGACAACTGGACCGAGCGGCTGCAAAACTGGCTCGACGCCAACGGCTGGTTGGTAAAATAG
- a CDS encoding YMGG-like glycine zipper-containing protein: MKKVSLILALVMFFTAVYSNMAQAQTGKWSPQAKGAVIGGLGGAAAGAIIHKRNRAVGGVVGGVAGAGVGYAIGKRTDNKRKEAARVAAANQAAANRAAEARAERAALARRVAAAEKKADLAAQAQKQQQQYPVMANGFAANTPMMLNAANGPVAAGYLPNESYGDRNTPYSTSEVRRKSW, from the coding sequence ATGAAAAAGGTCAGTTTGATTCTCGCCCTGGTAATGTTCTTCACTGCTGTGTATAGCAACATGGCCCAGGCCCAAACTGGAAAATGGAGCCCGCAGGCGAAAGGTGCCGTCATTGGTGGTCTTGGTGGCGCGGCTGCCGGTGCCATCATTCATAAGCGCAACCGCGCCGTGGGTGGCGTAGTAGGTGGCGTAGCAGGTGCCGGCGTAGGTTACGCCATTGGTAAACGCACCGACAACAAGCGTAAGGAAGCCGCCCGCGTGGCTGCTGCCAACCAGGCTGCCGCCAACCGCGCCGCCGAAGCCCGCGCCGAGCGCGCCGCTCTGGCCCGCCGCGTAGCCGCCGCCGAAAAGAAAGCCGATTTGGCCGCTCAGGCCCAGAAACAACAGCAGCAGTATCCCGTAATGGCCAATGGCTTCGCCGCCAACACGCCCATGATGCTGAACGCTGCTAACGGCCCGGTAGCCGCTGGTTACCTCCCGAACGAGTCGTACGGTGACCGTAACACGCCCTACTCGACCTCGGAAGTACGTCGCAAGAGCTGGTAA
- a CDS encoding DUF6493 family protein, which produces MSAVETFEYIIRHQSARELVPFLLALPKTDIIPVRKHTVKLKKELEAVVQLKPNTWGSRITRKQSMMLFLSGLRTYSRKEALANNFMGWWSDLTNEPYFWQILEHTRPDWVSDWLQRWSSSNQWYKPSYRLLRQLEDRQIIAYEARLFSGSVPGLLSDLCQPLCETAPVPAQAEKLVAQQLSTDTVLLTRDLPLVFDFDSAIDSHNASVQLRMDKKWWQSKEPLTWQNWSEKHPPQFITWLDIIRDLAAAGHLDRADLLTRSLLALRRDFRRPLLTWFKNLFVALQPMAAERLARQSELVELLAHPLPLVVNFALDQLKDLWANPGFEPAPLLLYAEGLLTRQDLKTALRALLGAFEKLVKREPNLAPTVARLTSSALANGDAGVQERAAKLLAGLLRAKNPVLSSEEAEEVTATISLYADLLTAAARTILASFLVAAPDSAATAAVAYAPVAEFAPDISAATAIAPVADWHELLFLTGQMVQQNEPAAAERWLDGLLRLRGQYPAGYAQQLRPYLLQILPWGLKGKTEEETTTFLRETTFKEGRNGQKELLSALLISWYLGFTQAKVPYVGIRDQQYSNPDPLLQVEQQRLAAVEARLQAAGAPLPLLSTPSHAPHWVAPSVLVQKLLAYQAAGHTPDTADLAIALARTAFQAETDTAVARQRLPELEHSELRALLGWFLAPADAEQALPMPTPAGRELTSVVQTVAKKFGQLNPFRQTPAAMPPVALAEALPWLWAVAGRTRRPTAQLPELLPLTTCPGVAEPWSPEWKFEQKSNTYKQSWNKEKPEVTTVWQELNVITKLPGKRPPSPLLLYSLHASLPHTNHYYLWLLKPDLPFLLTLLPNNPAPLHWHLLHTACHTDSQGPEGRDVVQHFLNSLLVPGPRFDDSTSVLLAMGIVHNAPVCRALALEVLLSAIAAGRLQPTLLGEALGKILAVEFAPLQRLTDVLAQTRAIDPLTDDAVRQLLDTLLPMLPAAPLRNTRKLIETYADLQSRTGQPVPAAVQSRLREWSSSATLKKAAAGLVMA; this is translated from the coding sequence ATGTCTGCTGTCGAAACATTTGAGTATATCATCCGGCATCAAAGCGCCCGGGAGCTGGTGCCCTTTCTGCTGGCCCTGCCCAAAACCGACATTATCCCCGTGCGCAAGCATACTGTGAAGCTCAAGAAAGAGCTGGAGGCGGTGGTGCAACTCAAGCCCAACACCTGGGGCAGCCGCATCACCCGGAAGCAGAGCATGATGCTGTTTCTCAGCGGCCTGCGCACCTACTCCCGCAAGGAGGCCCTGGCCAATAACTTTATGGGCTGGTGGTCCGACCTGACCAACGAGCCCTACTTCTGGCAGATCCTGGAGCACACTCGCCCCGATTGGGTGTCCGACTGGCTGCAGCGCTGGTCGAGTAGCAATCAGTGGTATAAGCCCAGCTACCGCCTATTGCGCCAGCTCGAGGACCGGCAGATTATTGCCTACGAGGCCCGCCTCTTCAGTGGCTCGGTGCCCGGCCTGCTTTCCGACTTGTGCCAACCGCTGTGCGAAACCGCTCCGGTGCCGGCTCAGGCCGAAAAACTAGTGGCCCAGCAACTGAGCACCGATACGGTGCTGCTCACCCGGGATTTGCCGCTCGTATTCGACTTCGACTCCGCCATCGACTCGCACAATGCCAGCGTGCAGCTGAGGATGGACAAGAAGTGGTGGCAGTCGAAAGAGCCCCTTACGTGGCAGAACTGGAGCGAAAAGCATCCGCCCCAGTTTATCACCTGGCTCGATATTATCCGTGACTTGGCCGCCGCGGGTCACCTCGACCGAGCCGATTTGCTTACCCGCAGCTTGCTGGCCCTGCGCCGCGACTTCCGCCGGCCCCTGCTGACGTGGTTTAAAAACCTATTTGTAGCCCTGCAGCCCATGGCCGCCGAGCGGCTGGCCCGGCAAAGCGAGCTGGTTGAGCTACTGGCTCATCCCCTGCCGCTGGTCGTCAACTTTGCCCTGGACCAGCTCAAGGACCTGTGGGCCAACCCAGGCTTCGAACCGGCGCCCTTGCTGCTTTACGCCGAGGGCTTGCTGACGCGCCAGGACCTAAAAACGGCGCTGCGGGCCTTATTGGGCGCCTTCGAGAAGCTCGTAAAGCGGGAACCCAACCTGGCCCCGACCGTAGCCCGTCTCACTTCCTCAGCCCTGGCCAATGGCGATGCCGGGGTGCAGGAGCGGGCCGCCAAGCTGCTGGCCGGCTTGCTGAGAGCCAAAAATCCGGTACTCAGCTCCGAAGAAGCCGAAGAAGTGACGGCCACTATTAGCCTCTACGCCGACCTGCTCACGGCCGCCGCCCGCACCATCCTGGCTAGCTTTCTGGTGGCCGCCCCCGATTCGGCAGCCACGGCAGCGGTGGCTTATGCTCCGGTGGCCGAATTCGCGCCCGATATTTCGGCTGCTACGGCCATTGCCCCGGTAGCTGACTGGCACGAGCTGCTCTTTTTAACCGGGCAGATGGTACAGCAAAACGAGCCGGCGGCAGCGGAACGATGGCTGGACGGGCTGCTACGCCTGCGTGGGCAGTACCCGGCCGGGTATGCTCAACAGCTGCGGCCTTACCTGCTCCAGATTCTACCCTGGGGCCTGAAAGGCAAAACAGAAGAAGAAACCACCACTTTTCTGCGCGAAACAACCTTTAAAGAAGGTCGCAATGGGCAAAAAGAGCTGCTGTCGGCCTTGCTTATCAGTTGGTATCTGGGCTTTACGCAGGCCAAAGTGCCGTACGTAGGCATCCGGGACCAGCAGTACAGCAACCCTGACCCGCTGTTGCAAGTCGAGCAGCAGCGGCTGGCAGCCGTCGAAGCCCGTCTGCAAGCTGCTGGTGCTCCTTTGCCGCTGCTGAGTACACCCAGCCACGCGCCGCACTGGGTGGCACCCTCGGTGCTGGTGCAAAAGCTGCTGGCTTACCAAGCGGCCGGCCATACGCCCGATACCGCCGATTTAGCCATTGCCCTGGCCCGCACCGCTTTCCAGGCAGAAACCGATACGGCCGTAGCCCGGCAACGCTTACCCGAACTGGAGCACTCCGAGCTGCGTGCTTTGCTTGGCTGGTTCCTGGCTCCGGCCGATGCTGAGCAAGCCCTGCCCATGCCGACGCCAGCCGGCCGGGAGTTGACGTCGGTTGTGCAGACGGTGGCCAAAAAATTCGGGCAGCTCAACCCTTTCCGCCAGACTCCGGCGGCTATGCCCCCTGTTGCGCTGGCTGAAGCCCTACCCTGGCTCTGGGCCGTGGCGGGCCGTACCCGCCGCCCCACGGCTCAGTTGCCGGAGTTGTTGCCGCTAACGACCTGCCCAGGCGTGGCCGAGCCCTGGAGCCCGGAGTGGAAGTTTGAGCAGAAGTCCAACACTTACAAACAAAGCTGGAACAAGGAAAAGCCGGAGGTAACCACCGTCTGGCAGGAACTCAACGTCATTACCAAGCTCCCCGGCAAACGTCCGCCGTCCCCGCTGCTGCTCTATTCACTGCACGCTAGCCTGCCGCACACCAACCACTATTATTTGTGGTTATTAAAGCCCGATTTGCCGTTTCTGCTCACCCTGCTGCCCAATAATCCAGCGCCGCTGCACTGGCACTTGCTGCACACAGCCTGCCACACCGACAGTCAGGGCCCGGAAGGCCGCGACGTAGTGCAGCATTTCCTCAATTCCCTGCTGGTTCCGGGTCCACGATTTGATGACAGCACCTCGGTCCTGCTGGCTATGGGCATCGTGCACAACGCCCCGGTGTGCCGCGCTCTGGCCCTGGAAGTCCTGCTCTCGGCCATTGCCGCCGGCCGCCTGCAGCCCACCTTGCTGGGTGAAGCGCTGGGCAAAATCCTGGCCGTGGAATTTGCTCCCCTGCAGCGCCTGACCGACGTACTGGCCCAGACCCGCGCCATCGACCCACTCACCGACGATGCGGTGCGCCAGCTGCTGGACACGCTGCTACCCATGCTGCCCGCCGCGCCCCTGCGCAACACCCGCAAGCTCATCGAAACCTACGCCGACTTGCAAAGCCGCACCGGCCAGCCCGTGCCCGCAGCGGTGCAGAGCCGCCTGCGCGAGTGGAGCAGCTCGGCCACGCTAAAAAAGGCCGCTGCGGGTCTTGTTATGGCGTAG
- a CDS encoding SWIM zinc finger family protein — MSDFAYAYARPSTLETRPEGNSLLLSAFAEEQATTTTGSACFFWGRLRDSWLAARGLSTLAKVVASRFVPQSAALRDPIVTAGAGQLRFEAFSSCNGVYARLDLNSEALDGEFLSSGTTNVDFNEPMVNALARIARTEPVILSVGDKEVTLERAAGKVVERKVALPERWIKGLTSVQAYLAVMEEKLRLTRVQALQLVQGLPAGTAKTDFFLVLRGPRPSFSPVGSPGAVRVGGVHRLRLLEGLLPLCEALRVYATPDGQAAAFVLELGGGQRFMLALSADVWRGFSGEGNQLDTLMEELPAEWVAGANRLFRGNEVFNPSVFALENDLAPNTVDRLCASLSAMGLLGFDLADNQHFYRRLPFKLGRILSLNPRLKNARALLEAADDVQLVGVGAGGRTEARVRGTDVWHTVLVGGNEPARCTCPWFSGLQGQRGPCKHILAAQMRFA; from the coding sequence ATGTCTGACTTTGCGTATGCCTATGCCCGCCCTTCCACCCTGGAAACCCGTCCGGAAGGCAACTCTCTGCTGCTATCGGCTTTTGCCGAGGAGCAAGCCACTACCACTACTGGTTCTGCCTGCTTCTTCTGGGGCCGCCTCCGCGACTCCTGGCTGGCGGCTCGCGGCCTAAGCACTTTAGCAAAAGTGGTGGCCTCCCGCTTCGTGCCCCAGAGCGCCGCCCTGCGCGACCCTATCGTGACGGCCGGGGCCGGGCAGCTCCGCTTCGAGGCCTTCTCGTCCTGCAATGGTGTCTACGCCCGCCTTGACCTGAACTCCGAAGCCCTCGACGGAGAGTTCCTCAGCAGTGGCACCACCAACGTGGACTTCAACGAGCCCATGGTGAATGCCCTGGCCCGCATTGCCCGCACCGAGCCGGTTATCCTGTCCGTCGGCGACAAAGAAGTGACTCTGGAGCGGGCTGCCGGCAAGGTAGTGGAGCGTAAAGTAGCCTTGCCCGAGCGGTGGATCAAGGGCCTAACCAGCGTGCAGGCCTACCTGGCGGTGATGGAGGAAAAGCTGCGTCTAACCCGGGTTCAGGCTCTGCAGTTGGTACAGGGCCTGCCCGCTGGCACGGCCAAGACCGACTTTTTCCTGGTCTTGCGTGGGCCCCGGCCCAGCTTCTCACCGGTGGGCAGCCCCGGGGCCGTGCGGGTAGGCGGCGTGCACCGGCTGCGGCTGCTGGAGGGCTTGCTTCCGCTCTGCGAGGCCCTGCGCGTATACGCCACACCCGACGGGCAGGCTGCGGCCTTCGTGCTGGAGCTGGGTGGCGGGCAGCGGTTTATGCTGGCCTTGTCGGCCGATGTGTGGCGGGGCTTTTCGGGGGAAGGCAACCAACTCGACACCCTGATGGAAGAACTGCCGGCCGAGTGGGTGGCCGGCGCTAACCGCCTGTTCCGGGGCAACGAGGTGTTTAACCCCAGTGTGTTTGCCCTGGAAAATGACCTGGCTCCCAACACCGTTGACCGGCTCTGCGCCAGCCTCTCGGCCATGGGCCTGCTGGGCTTTGACCTGGCCGACAACCAGCATTTCTATCGGCGTTTGCCCTTCAAGCTGGGCCGTATTCTAAGCTTGAATCCGCGCCTGAAAAACGCCCGGGCCCTGCTCGAAGCCGCCGACGACGTGCAGCTCGTGGGCGTGGGCGCCGGGGGGCGCACCGAGGCCCGGGTCCGCGGTACCGACGTGTGGCACACTGTGCTGGTGGGCGGCAACGAGCCGGCCCGCTGCACCTGCCCGTGGTTTAGTGGCCTGCAAGGTCAGCGGGGCCCCTGCAAGCACATTCTGGCCGCTCAGATGCGCTTTGCTTAA